Below is a window of Musa acuminata AAA Group cultivar baxijiao chromosome BXJ3-11, Cavendish_Baxijiao_AAA, whole genome shotgun sequence DNA.
TCTATCTTTTCCATTTGAAGTGACTCAATATAGAGAAACTCAAATCCAAGTGTCTCAACAACATCAGAtcaaaggaaggtaagcaaagcCCTCACGGGGGCCTCAGCCAAGGTCTTCAAGAAAACGAATAAAAGAAAGGATTTCGCACTCAAATCGATTTCAATCAATGCCAAAACCCAAATATTTCAAGAAACACAGGAGAAGCCTCCGAAAAGCgagcaagaaaaagaaggaaacatCTACCGGAAGGCAAAAGCGCGAATCTTGCCTCCAAAAAAGCATTATAGCTGGGGTTTCTAGGCTTACCCTCTCGACCCATACATGGCTCCCACGATGGTGCGCTCTTCGGCGGCGATTGATCGAGAGCAAAGGAGTCGATTAGCCGCTTCTTTCTGCCCGTGAGGGGGAACACGAACCCTAATTCCCATTTTATAGCACGCACGCGTGTTCCATCGGCCTATTTTTTCTGGGCCGGCCCGGTCCGAACCGGGCCAGGATGGGAGAGTTGTATATAGATAATTATGTTCTCTATTTATATTTTAGTTCtattatatatgatatattgcattctTCGAAGATACATCATTATAGTTAACATCTATATTTAGACATGTTCTTGAATTGATAATTCACTGTTTTACCGACCAATCAATAGAACATTAACATCAAGTATTAAGAAACATTGCATCATTTTATTCCATCTTACAGTGCAGCACAGAGCTTTAAAGCCAACATTTAACTGATGCAACGAGCCACCTGTTTCGAGCTCAAGCGGCGGTCCCACACGCAATGCACGTGCAACCCGGCCCACACGTGCAGGCCGCTCTCCCGCACCCGCAGGGGTTGCAGCTGCAGTGCTCCTTGTCGCCACAGCCACCGAAGCGTACCTGCCCACGTCCGATCGAAGGGATAATTAGACGAACACGTACGACCCCTCTCGCGGAGACGAGAGGGTGATGCAGTGCGTGAAATCACCTGCAGACGTCGCCGCCCGTGGACGACACGGCACAGCCGCACGAGCCGTTGGACGCCCTGTCCTCGACACGGTCGCTCTCCGCCACGCACTCACGTTTACACGGACGGAGGGAAGCCCGTTTGTGCTTGCTCGTACAGGACGTAGAACAGGCCGCGTGGCGTGGCGTGGCGTTCCACAGCAGCGAGCGCGCGTGAGGGCCATGCAACGGCGAACGTGTCACTTCGCTCGCCTGCCGTCCGAGAGAAAGAACAGAGCAAGGATTGGAGTCGCAGTGGACCGAGTCGACAACCAAGAATCTCTGAACTCTTAATATCAACATAGTATTCATGTTACAGTTTCAATTTCACTAAGATACATTAGCATTCAAAGCAACATGAATCAGTATCTTTCTACATGTTACAAGTAACCGATGAATATATCCAAGTTCTAAGGTTATGATCTGACAAGAGTCAGTGGTTGACTCCCGAAGCAAATGCTAGAAAGGGCAGTTTTCCACGCAAAAACATTCTGGAAATGCCTCGCATGCTGACATCTGGAAACCATATGTTGCTCTCTTGCACACTCCCCCTACATTTCCATGTCTCCttggccttcttcttcttcttcttcttcttcatgttcatggaGTAGGCAGTCTCTCTTTCCTCTTTCATGGCTTGTCTCCTTGAAATGGTTTGCTCTGATGCGTCTCCCAGATAAGCGCAGGACGTGCGCAGGACTGCAACAATCTCTAGCATTTCATTCACTCTTCTTCCATTGCCTAAGAGGGAGCTTTTCCCCATGAGCTTGTCTCTTACGAACGCCTTGAACCTGCTGAAGAACGAGAATCGACCTCCTGCTTTGGTGGCGAGCTCAGATGTCTCAGCGACAGCGTCTTGTCTTCCTGTTGGATTCAAATGGAAGCTGACCTTTTTGGAGGGCTCCACATGGTGGAAGAACGTCTTGGTCTTCCCTGCATGCGACACGAACAGGCCATGGTTGAATTCCACCTTGTTGCAGGCATCAAACTCAGGAGTAGTTGCAGCAAACATGTCTGTCTCATGATCGATGTCCACGAAACCAACAGCGAACTCATCTGGTTGGGATTGCGAGAAGATGGGCTTGGCGTCGATGCCATCAAGAAGTGCACTACTCTCATCCATCTGTGAAACAAACAAGACCGATCTTAAGATGAAGAAGACCAAGATAACGTACGTAGCTTCAGCTGGAAATTAAGTTCCTCCTACCTCTGTCGATCCACAACGGTGCAAGGTTGCGAAAGCTCgtaggttctccacttcattcttctcTTCCTTGAACTCCTCTTCCAGATCACTTATCTCGATAAGCTTCGTAGGCTTCCCAAAGTTGCCTGAACTTACACAGCCAGTTCGCTGAAAGAACCGAGTACCGCGTTCATCATCTCCTCTATCGAGCTCCAAGAGAGATGATAACTCATCGAAATGGGGATTAGTTCCAACCCACATGTCAGTGCTATTAACCAGTGGGAATGTATCTACTTGATTACTGGTTTCCAGAAAGTTACCAGGGTGCATGAAATGAGGGAACTCCTCCACCTCCGATGGAGGCAAGGAGAGCCTGTGTTGCACCCTCGCACACTGCACCACCATATCTACCTTCGTTGGTGTGTAGGAGAAGCTTCCACCACCCAAAGTTTGTTCGCTTGCATGCGGCATCCGATTGCCAACTACTGGAGTAGTTGCATCAAGAGAAGCTCCCTGCATCATCACCGATGAGCATGCATCGTTCGGAAACGCTCCATCGATCCACTGTGAATGAGCTTGGTAAGGAGCACCGTATTGCTCGATGATCTTGGGGCCTGGCGCAGTCTTCTTGAACACTCGGCACAGAGCGTATGCGTCCTTAATCCACGAAGTGttagacaagaagaagaagaagaagaagaagaagaagaagaagaagaagaagaagaagaagaagaagaagaagaagaagaagaagaagaaggatagaAGACTGAGAGATCGGTGGATTGATACTGTAACgtattatatatacacatacctGTAAGCCTGAAGCGGCGTTCTCGCATTCCTTCTCGTCGAGGCGGTACTCATGCATGACCCAATCGGTACGAGAGCCATGCGGCGCTCGTCCGCCGTAGAAGACGAGGGTCTTCTTCATCCCCACCGCGCGCCTCTGCGAGTTCACCTTACGATCCTTCCCCGTGGCTTTCCAATACCCGGCCTGAGTTGCTCGGTTGGTCCTCGATCCATTGGGGTACTTGCGATCCCGCgggctgaagaagtaccactccaGATCCTTGCTTGGCAGAAAGGATTTCTCTGAGATGGAATGGCGGGCATTAAATTTGCAATGTTCTCTCTTGTTGACCTTCTGACTCGAGTGAATTAATCGAGAGGTTTCTACATGATTACAATATCCATGCATGGTATCCTTCCGAACAAGGAAATCTAAAGCAACATAGGTGAAGGAGATAGGAGATGTAGTGAGCGGACGAGGTTGATcgtctcatctcatctcatcttaaagtaagtACGAGTAACCTTTAACTTTATGTCCAGAAAATAAGTATCATACTCACAAGGTTACTTTCGGTCTCTAGGTTTTTACCATAGGCTTTGAACAAAGTGTTCTTCTTTATCTTTAAGAAGGTGAAAACCTAACCTACTTTGTTTTGAGGAAAGCTAAATGATAAATATACGTATAAGATCATCAAATCTAACCCAGAATCTTGTTATGATGGAGTATTACATGGCTGGGAATGGGGAAAGGTCTCTTCGAGAAGCAACCTAGGAATCGCATGCAGGTGGATGAAGTGCAGCTGAGGAGATGCCCCAGAGACCATCCATTTCCTGAACAGCTTGCTTGTCAAGCAAATCTCTAACATGGAGGAGTTCGATCAAACATAGGATTGATCTCTGTAAGACACATGAACTCTCAAGAACAACGGGAAGGAACCAGATATTTGTACCTGGTAAATCCCATGGCTCGCATTTGTAGAGATCGACCTCAGGAATGATCTCCAGCTCAATCATGCGTCCATTAATCTTCCTTTTTAGGTAGTAAACGATGAGCTCTTCGTCGGTGGGATGAAACCGGAAACCAGGAGGCAAGCTCACCGGCGCCATTGTCTTCTCAGCTAATTCTGACTTCCTGAAACAACAACAAGAAGGTAGACGAAGGCCTTTTTCATCCCAAAAGAACTCAGAATAGATGTACAAAAGCTATAATCTAACAGTTAGATACGTAGATATGTTGGAGATCTTGATCGAGACCTCGATGGGGCAGAGAGAGGGGGGGAAGGGGAGGTGGTGGGTAAGCTTTATAGTGGGATGTGATCTGAGTTGTCTCAAATGCTATTGGGTTGGTTAGATTCCTGTCGGCGTCCAGGAGAAGCTCGAGGGCTATATCTTGCGTTTGCTTCCTTTTCTCTGCATGGATTCCATGAACGGTGACATATAAAACATGcggcttctttctcttctccctcgCCAATAATAAAGCCTGCGGCGGTAACGTGGCGTCTTTCTATTGGAGGACGCCGATTAATGGGCTTCATGCGCTTCCAAATCATCAAGGATTGGACTTACACCTTAACTAATTATCGCCGATTATTAGTAAATTTTGGATTATTCCTTCAACAGTGGAACAATTTTTAGTTGAATCACTTGAATTTCTAATTTGCGCCATCTGACTTCTCGAATTTAACTAACATTTATATCAAGTATTATCATCAATCTGATCGAATTCGACCACCTAATAAATTAGTGAGAAAACATTTTCACTAATTTTCTGTATTATTGAGACATTTTTGGTAATCCTTTTGGCTCTGCAACAAATTTAAATTAAATCCTAATCTTTTTTTGTGTTATTAGATTTCCCAATTTGAACTTATTGTAATATGTAAATCAAGAAAAGTTTACTTCAGCAAATTACTATTTTGGtagaaatgtttgtattatgttatatgttatatatgtatgtatgtatatatttgttaCGAGTAACAAAATCAAGATTTATGAATTAAAATAAACGACAGACGATAGACATGATTGATATTgaaatttatagattatcaaaatatattataatttcagatgattcttttttttattattattaagaaaTATACAGATGACGTTTCGGTGGGGAATACCAAAAGCTGGCGAGGAGAACCGATACCAAAGGCACGCATCGTCAAGCATGTGACGCAGCACGACCTTTGGCGCCTCCCCAGGTATCCACGTGGCGAAACATGATCGGCTGGGCTGGATCCTTTTCCTTTCCCTCAATCCATCTTTGGGTGCCTTTCCCTCCTTTTTTGGGTTTACTATCTTATCCCCACTTAGACATTTTTCACTATAATTTTTAGTTTGCTTAGAAAAAAATCATATCCTTATCatcatcaaattattattatcattatcattaataataataataatattattattactatgATCAATATCATAACGAACATATATCAgtataaatatttaatttcattcgTGATCATtttatgtttattattattattattattattattattattattattttaatattaagtaAAATTATGAATTTTGTTTGTGTTTCATATATGATTAATATTCTAATTAGTATTGCTATAATattgttatttttttaataatatagcgAAACGATTTATCAAGCGagttttgtccaaatgcatcttatatCTAAACGAATTCCTTACTAATaagaatatcataataatataatagatttaattaaatcattaagttCATAAGTTATTAAGATGGATACACATTGGCCCTCTCAAGATCTCGTATTAGTATCAACTTTAGAAATTGGATCATTCCTTTTACATCGTGCTAAAGTATGCTACATCTTTATGATATACATCGACCGACCCTCTCGAAATCTCATACTAACTTTAGTTCCATGTAATCATGATAAAAGTAATCTAAATCTTAATTTAGCCGTGGAGCCCATAAATGGACAAACTTCTTCGGAAGAGTAAGATTAAGAGTCAAACGCGAGCTTGGTGTCTTCTGAGTTTGCATGGCAAAAAGGATGATGGCCTGCCTTGAATTGGTGGCTGCCTTGAAGGGATTAGGATAATGGGGAAATAGTGTTGGGATCGATACTTTCGTGCCTCCCTTGAATTGGTGGCTACCGTGCCAAAGTAGGAAGCAAAGTTCTTTGGTTCACCAATGTGCCAATCTAATATTAATTGGAAACCAGGTCGGTGAGCGTTGACATCCATCACGGCCGAAAGGTTTGCCGACGAAAGGTTTGCCGACGTAAACTCTACTTTTAAATCAATGTGAGACTAAATATGACCTTATATAATTTCTCTAGTTGGAACAACAAGGCCTCTTCATGGACGTCAAATAAGATCTATCATTAAGTGAGACTCTAATAAGACTACAATGATTAGAGAGTAAAAGAAAATTAATACGAAATAAAGAGCCAAAGATGATCCCTCTCTTGTAAACATCATGCTTATACATGTAAAGATTAGCGATAAGACTTTAACCATATCATGAAAATATTCATGTGTATGAACTTGTATAGATTCTATCATGCATCTTCTTGTTTTAATTCAAGAAAGATAATGGCTCAAACCGAGAATCCAATATATTACATAAAAACAAATATTCATGTGTGAGATGAAATAGATAAACATGGCTGTCTTATGAATCATGTTATTTCCATTTAAAATAGACAGACATATAAGACCAACACTTAGAAAGTGTTACCAAAGAAATATTGTGGAAGATGGAGCTTTTCTTCTAACAATTTTTCCTAATGCCAAGATCAAGAAACTTTCTTTCTAAAAGACTCTGCAGATGCCGAGATGATGTGTGATGCTGAGAATTGTCATAATAGTTGCATTCTGTATCTCTGACACTTTTGATCTGGATGCTCAAATTATTCCAAAAACAAATGAATTCTGTAAAGCCTACTCATTGATACAACAGCACTGATGAACCAGCTTAATTAGCATGATCTAACGCTACATTCACCGATAGCTAGCTTATTGCATAATGTCTTGTATGCTGCACTGCAATGCTTGAATTTCTCCTCTGCTGCTTCCTGTTCATTAATCGAAGAAAAGTTTCAATACCATGTTATAAACATGAAAAAATGGCTGCAAAAACTTGCAAACATGTTAAAGAAAATAGAAATATCATCCCGAGAGTCAAAAACTCAAATGTAACCCTATTGGAGATTCCACCCGGGCGACTGTTCATGAAAAACATAGTTCTCCATAAGATGATGCTTGCCAAGTGCTGGAAAGTCAACGaggtaaagaaaaaagaaacgcTCTGCAAGAGCAGGGTAAGAATCAACCCTGTTTTAAAGCCAATTTGCCTTGCAACAAAGTTTATTCTTGATATCAATTGCATTTACCAGTTCAATGTAACATCTAATGGCACTGTTTGAGCCCGTAAATCCACAAGCTCAATAAAAGTGAAAAAAGGAACGTTGATGAGATTATGAGACAACAGTAAGCAATCTCAGATTTCAGACTTCACTTGCTCAGTTGCTCTTTCAAATAAAAGCTAAAAAGAGCAGATTGAGATCAGGATTGGAGTTCAACTCTCAAATAGGGATCAAATGGATTGACAAGATTGGCCGAACTGGATAATTGGAGGATCCTCCAAAGATTGCTTGGAATAATTGGGACCAACATGGTTCAACAGAATATGATGTCACCCAAGATAGCATCAAAATGTGCCAAAATCTGTCACAACATGTCATAATAGATCCAAAAGCAGGCAAGAAATGATTAAAATCACTAAAATAACAATGATTAATCAATATTAGCAGTACCAGATAGGAATAGGTTAAATCATCCCTGCCTGATCCCGTCTAATCCTTGAGCACATATCAACATGATCTTGGATGATTCTTGGCCCAGGATCACCTTGACACAGAAATTGGTGTTTGAAATTATCAAATTGAATTTAAATCTGTCAGGATCTGTCAAATTCTAAAACCCAGTATTTAACATAGCAGTTTATCATCAGTATCTTTACTCTAGAGAGCACACTCAGTTCTTCATTGATCTAATGAGAATCATAATCCCTTTTCAGGTTGCTTATTAATAGATCAAACTTATTTTGGGATGAAAATGATAAAGGTCCATAGCATGTAATAGGCTCATCTTAGGGATCACTGACTGATTGACTGGAAACATAGACAACAATGATGTCGTCACATGAAATAACCCTTATAACAAGAAACATGCAGTAGGAAATACATGCTGAGGTGCTCAATGCCTTTAAAACATATCCTACTCACTAGCAACATTATGTGGCCGATCATCGTTCAAACCAAGTACTTCCAAACTAGAGAAAAAAGCAATGCCAAATCTTTACCTTTGATGAACCTTGGTGTCGATCTGGATGCCACTTCAGAGCACATGTTCTGTATCTGTTAGAAATGACATCAATAAATTTCTGATGTGACTAACCAGAAAGTGAATATAACATGAGTTTTGATCTACAACCCATCTACAAGAGAGTGGAGTCAACTTTCATCTCACCTTCAATGTTTGTTATAGAACATTCATATGTCAATTCTTAATTTCTTTTACTGCCTGGTGATTATATTATgtcactcatatatatatatatatatatatatgtgtgtgtgtgtgtgtgtgtgtgtgtgtgtgtgtgtgtgtgtgtatatgtataaatatatatgtatataaatatatatgtatatatatgtatatatataaaagaacacTTCCATCTCCAACCAAACGTATGATCTTATATCTGTattagtttcataaaaatatgttatctGCTTATAAGTCTCccctttttatgaatttatttGGCTATCATTTCCCTGCCTATTTGTTATTTACAATTATAGAAGTTCAACTTTCTTGTTTTCAAGTTCTTTTGTTAAGGTTCCACAAATCTTCACTATCATTTTCGTGATAGCAAAGTACCTTAATTCATCTTTCATATTGTCTTAATTGTTTTATAAATGTCGCCTAAAGTTTTTCAGTAATCCAATACTTATAATCCATTTTCATGAAGAAAACATATGAATAGCTTACTAAAAACTGGAAAGTAGGTTGTGATTCACCAGTTTTAACCCCCATCCTGAGAAGTGGAAtaataaaccaaaaaatcaaCAGAAGAATAGTCTCCTTGctgttgctatttacctttggctatcttaattgcaaattaTGGAGCATATAGAAGGCTAGGCCTAACTATAAAACCCCCTCAAGTTTCAAATAGTACCCTTTAATTTTATGTAAAGCATAATGTTCCAACATAAGAAAACAATATTTCACTTCCTCAAACATTTATTATTTGCATAAAAAAGTACTTTATACTCACATGCAATATGCATAATAAAACTATTTTACTAAATTTATACTGAATAGAGGAAGAtttaaaaagtaaaataaattatctAGATCATAAAAACTTTGAAACTTACGCTCTTTTGACTTCTTCTATGTTTAAAGGACCAAATGCTCTCAAACCAAGAGCTAGCCTTTCAGATGTGAATTCTGGTTGAGCAGAATAATCATTTTCATCATCTGTTTCATATGTCCAATTCCTGCTTTTATGAGAAGTGTGGCCAGAATGACTCCAATGGGAATCTTGAGAACTGTGAAAAGACCAATAAGAGAATCGTGTCCCTCCAAATGCAGAATGAAATATAGTCTCAAcatcgtcatcgtcatcatcGTCATCACTTTGATAGAATTCAAAGACTCTTTTCTCTGGAAACATACATAGTCCAAATTAAAAACATCTGAGTTTGAACTAATAAAATTGCAAGAACTAATCACATAGTCCTATCTGTTAGTGGAACTAGCTTAGCTGATATAAATTTGACTACTAAAGCCTATAACTGTCTCACAATTAAGCAACACTAAAAATTGAAGCTTGATGAAACTTGATCTCAAAGGTGCATCATCAAGATGAACTTTGACAATTAAACCATTACTACATAACataatgatttttcttgtgaaataACCACAACTATATAGTTATCTTTTATTTCATAAACACATTCTTCACTTGCCTTTTGCTTTAAAATGATACTGTTTCTGACAAACATCATCATTTTCCTTCACAGCACCTCCACAGTCTAGGGATTTTTGAAGCATTATACAAGTTACATAAATTTATCAACTACAAATAATTCAGTGTGACTCTGATTTCATAATTAGGTTCAGCCATAAGTAAAGTTTTCTCAAACTATCTATGAAGGCTTCCGAATATTGAGTATTCAAAAAGAAGCAGCAGTATTTCCAAACATAGTTGATTCCAATCCGGATCAGCTGAGCTGGCTTAGGATCAGCCAATGGCAATCCAATTTCTTCCAAAAAATGTTCAGCCATAAGTAAAGTTTTCTCAAACTATCTACGAAGGCTTCCGAATATTGAGTATTCATAATAAAGAAGCAGTATTTCCAAACATAGTTTATTCCAATTCGGATCAGCTGAGCTGGCTTAGGATCAGCCAATGGCAATCCAATCTCTTCCAAAAAATCAGACAGATGTaggcaaggtttttaatttcatatTGTACCGATGTACCAAGCCTTACTCGGTATGGTACGTATCAGCATATACCAAGCGGTACATATCAGCATAATGAGCGATACACAACGGCGTAtcgagttaggatagggtttttaagttagaaataaatatgcatttagtatagttttaacaaaactaatgaaaattaggtaagaatagtgccaCATATTTTTTTTTGAGCTTTGAGAAATAGCCTTATGTAAGGTTCGCAATTTCGATCCGTTCTGGATcgtccttccattaatattgaattatctatagaaaaattatttgaattgtttgattattttgtatataatttaaactttaagattcaaatgaattaattaatcacatgtgtagatatactctattctaccaccaaaatgaatAACGGGCcttcacgggtggtggatcggggtcctcgatcctatgtatctgtatatcaatatgatatgtttgtcagaCCCAATCCTGACATTGACCccacgacatagtgtattgacATACCGTataccattggtgcatcaatatggTGATTGTCGTAGGCTGATCGTCGTGAATCACATGTGTTTGAGGCACCTCTTGAGGTATATATTGGTGATGTCATAACTTCTACTTTTGTTACTGATCTGCTGCTTTGTATCATATTGTTATTCGGAGAAGTATGACTAACCATCACTGTATTGCTATTGgccataagattctccataatacaacGACTATAAATATGACAAGCTTTGTTCTGTGCCTACGTCGTGTAGGCTTTGTTGCATCTGTTGAAAATTATCCATTTGCTTCCTCTTAATCCTTTCAAATTAGCCttctaaatttgatccaatccacaaatcattgttttgttgagtttaggagaatgaaaaatgtgagaataagagagagattatGTGTAAAAATGAGCttcagagagtttaagagagtgtgagagtAAAATGGAATGAAAAAGGggagaggaaagggtttaaaaaccctttaggatgcctccaacggtcaaatttacTATTTGAAAACTAATATAAACCGACCGTTACTGCCCGGTACAGCCCAAGGCTAAAAATCCGGTACCGCTTGGTAGTGGGCGGTTCACGTGCCGATAGGTTggtggaccgatacgtaccgcccataccgcacggtacggtatgaaattaaAAACCTCGGATATAGGGAATAGGTCAAAATTGACATGCAATTGGTTAGATTGGTTGATTTTGGAAAAGTTCAGGTAATCTGACTAGTTTCCGGCCAATTCTAACAAGGAATGTTGTCGATGATCCCCAAATGTAGAGGCGGAGAGAAGAGGAGGGAGACAAGCAAAGGAGGAGGGGGGCTTGTCTTTTTCTTCGCTGTCTTTCAACTGGTATTTCTTATAAAAATCGTTGTCATCACCTCTCTGCCCTACCCAAAAATGCTCTCAATcataaatattcattaattttctaactttatttcttattttcatattttactaATAAATTATTTTCAGCCCATTCCAACCTTGTCAATTTTATCCAACAAATCTGGCTGTTACTGAGGTTTTGTTACCGTTTGCTATCAGTGCCATTCCAATTTTGACCTATGCATAAAACAATACACTGTATAACACAAGAATGTCCTTACTCTTATTGCTATTAGATTCCCATAGTGGATCAGGATAACCATTCTTCTTTGCTCCCATGGCCCAATAATGTCTTCTAAACCATGGTGTTTCACGAGTTGATGAATTCTGTTCAACTTCATCTCGCCAGCTCTGAGACCTCATGGAATGGAAAGAAAATCAATACTACAACAAATCAAAAGAAATTCTTAACATCAAAATCATGCAAGAATTAGTGCATCCTTTGTAAAATAGAAAAACAGTATATAACCCAACCAACAAGTAGTTCAAATGTATTAGttcagctatcaagttgtagaaagTTTTGACAGAAATGagaaaaataatcaaaagaaaaagcaTATTATCAATGTCAAAATTTATACTTAAATACTGATTATGAACAGATAGAAAACTTTAGCTGCCTAACATAAATTTGATTCCCATGGCCATAAGTATGCCAGCTGGGGAACTTGAATTTTTGAACCGATATAAACTGTAGGTGATCCAGTACCTTAAGAAAATGTTCTGGTCACAAAAATACGACAAGTACTTCGgtcacaataaaaaaataaaatctagtGGCAAACTTAACTTCAGTATTTAAGGAAGATGTGGAATCATAGACGGTTTGGCCTCTCACAATGTACCAATATTAACATCGAATCCTAAAGCTTTTCAGTTCTAATTCCCAGTTCCTGACAGAAGAATCCTGACCCTGAAAAAACTAAATGTTAATTCCCAACCAGCAGTTGTTCCTTATTTCCCCTCATTGTTAGATTCTCAAAATTCTAGAATGACTTTATATCCTTGGACGAGCCAATTTCATATCTCCTTAAAGTAGAAATTAGCAATTATCTACAGTAAGAACAAAATCCTCAAACTCAATGTCAGGGGGCCAAGATTTCATAAAACATAATACATACATAACATGAGTCATGAAGCTTAATGAAGTACACACTAcaagattaatcttttagtctatgTAGAAccttcaaaagaaaattttctggAACAATATCTAGCACGTCTTGTCCCAAAACTCCAGGTTAATTGTATAAACAGCATGAATCTCTAAAGAATAAGTCTTCCACATTTACTATATGGAAACGCAATAAGCATGAATCAACTTTGATTGGACGAATATCACATCTCCAGCAATAAGAAAGGTAGATGATTTTCTTGAAGATGCAAATGAAATTACCCTCGTGATCAATCAATGGTTATCTAAACTGCTTGAAACTACCAGTGGTAGGTGTAAGTTGCAAGCATCAGATACAAATATATGAATTTTATATCTCTTCAGTGGCCTTTAACATGACAAACCTTGCGGAGGAGGACAGGGATAAAGGTTTTGCTGTGCAG
It encodes the following:
- the LOC135652466 gene encoding NAC domain-containing protein 54-like codes for the protein MAPVSLPPGFRFHPTDEELIVYYLKRKINGRMIELEIIPEVDLYKCEPWDLPEKSFLPSKDLEWYFFSPRDRKYPNGSRTNRATQAGYWKATGKDRKVNSQRRAVGMKKTLVFYGGRAPHGSRTDWVMHEYRLDEKECENAASGLQDAYALCRVFKKTAPGPKIIEQYGAPYQAHSQWIDGAFPNDACSSVMMQGASLDATTPVVGNRMPHASEQTLGGGSFSYTPTKVDMVVQCARVQHRLSLPPSEVEEFPHFMHPGNFLETSNQVDTFPLVNSTDMWVGTNPHFDELSSLLELDRGDDERGTRFFQRTGCVSSGNFGKPTKLIEISDLEEEFKEEKNEVENLRAFATLHRCGSTEMDESSALLDGIDAKPIFSQSQPDEFAVGFVDIDHETDMFAATTPEFDACNKVEFNHGLFVSHAGKTKTFFHHVEPSKKVSFHLNPTGRQDAVAETSELATKAGGRFSFFSRFKAFVRDKLMGKSSLLGNGRRVNEMLEIVAVLRTSCAYLGDASEQTISRRQAMKEERETAYSMNMKKKKKKKKAKETWKCRGSVQESNIWFPDVSMRGISRMFLRGKLPFLAFASGVNH
- the LOC103972539 gene encoding uncharacterized protein LOC103972539 isoform X1 encodes the protein MRRGGRLSAFCSLPLVRRIFSQSIMNRVLRSALVGSPVSPLSPMPVSFFHSTPLLERRRKNYWHPRFNYCVKRKRKMESKRTQVRNLSDYAEYLFQSWRDEVEQNSSTRETPWFRRHYWAMGAKKNGYPDPLWESNSNKKKRVFEFYQSDDDDDDDDVETIFHSAFGGTRFSYWSFHSSQDSHWSHSGHTSHKSRNWTYETDDENDYSAQPEFTSERLALGLRAFGPLNIEEVKRAYRTCALKWHPDRHQGSSKEAAEEKFKHCSAAYKTLCNKLAIGECSVRSC
- the LOC103972539 gene encoding uncharacterized protein LOC103972539 isoform X2; translated protein: MRRGGRLSAFCSLPLVRRIFSQSIMNRVLRSALVGSPVSPLSPMPVSFFHSTPLLERRRKNYWHPRFNYCVKRKRKMESKRTQVRNLSDYAEYLFQSWRDEVEQNSSTRETPWFRRHYWAMGAKKNGYPDPLWESNSNKKKRVFEFYQSDDDDDDDDVETIFHSAFGGTRFSYWSFHSSQDSHWSHSGHTSHKSRNWTYETDDENDYSAQPEFTSERLALGLRAFGPLNIEEVKRAYRTCALKWHPDRHQGSSKVILGQESSKIMLICAQGLDGIRQG